The region CGCAATCGGGTCGGCCGCTTGTCGATACAATTCCAGCGCCTCGGCGGGCGCCGCGCAAAGTCGCTGCTGGCAATAGTCGCTCACGCTGATGTAGCGCCGCTCGCCAACGTCGATCAGCCGGTCGCCGTTCGATTCGTCAAGCTGGCGCAAGGCGTCCAGCGCTTCGCCCCACTGGCCCGCTTCCAAAAGCGTGTTGAACTGCGTCAGATGCGTCTTGCCCGCGTTGTCGATCTCGTCGAGGTAGACCGCTTCCGATAGCTCATAGCGGTTCGAGATCTGAAACTGCCCCCTGGCGCCGCTCGCCGTCAGGCAGGTCACCAGCGCCGCCAGCGCGGCGGCCCAGCAAAAGCAACGGCCCGCTGCGCCGCTGAGCATCGGTCCCGAGCGTTTTTCTTCTCGAGTCATGCTCCCGATCTACTCCGCTCCGAGCGGTCCCTGAGCCCGGCCGACCAGCGGCAGACTGACAGCGCCAGCCAAACGCTGGCTGCCAGTTCAATGGCCGCGCCTGGATGAATATGGTCCGTGCGTTCGCTCCGTCGCGCGCGCCGCCGCTCGGCAAGCGCTTCGCCACAGTAGCCATATCCTTGCGGCGCCTGCCAAAGGGTCAACGCGGCTAACCGCAAATATAGACCCGCACGCGGTTTAGCGGAACAGCGCTCCACGTCGCCGGTGGACACTGCCGGACATTCAGACGCCCGCTTGACCGCGCTACTTGGCGGCGTATCCCTCGACGATCCGCCCCAGGTAGAAGGCGCAGACCCCCGACACCAGCATCACCAGCATGGTGCGCACGTCGATCGTCTGTTGAAGCTGCAAAACGATCGACAGCGGCGGCAACCCCAATCCCACCATCTGCAACACGCGCCCAATGAACTGCATTCGTCTCGCCGCCGCCGGTTATTGACTGCCACGCCAAGGGATAGCTCCCCGCGAGTCAAAATCGTACGCTGACCTTTCTCCCGGCTCAACGCCCGATTCCCCGCCAACTCTTGCCCGCGATGACTACCCCCCCCACCGCCGACCCGCACGCCAAGCGCAGCTACCCGCGTACCATCCTCCGCGCGCTGCGCCTGCGCTGCCCCATCTGCGGCCGTGGCAAGCTGTTCGACGGCTGGTTCCGCATGCGCGCCGGCTGCGACTTTTGCGGCTATCAGTTCCAGCGCGAGCCGGGCTACTTTCTCGGCTCGATCTACTTCAACTACGGGCTGACCGCCTTGATCGTCACGGCCAGCTTTTTCATCGGCTTCTTCGCGTTCGACTTTTCGCCCGACCGCATGATCTGGGCGCTGACGGCGTTTTGCGTGCTCTTCCCGCTCTGGTTCTTTCGCTACGCCCGCAGCCTGTGGATGGGCTTCGACACCTTTTGGGACCCGGCCAGCGCCCGCGACCACTGGCTGCCCGAGGGGGGGGAGGCCAGCGAAAAAACCCCTCGCTGAAGCCCTCCGTCACCTCTGCAAGCGGTACATCACGCTCCATACGTCGTGCAGCGCGTCTTCGTATTCCGCCCCCGCGCGCCCCAGGTGACGCGCCACCTCCGACTTGAAGTTGCTGTAGTCCAACTCGCGCGTCAGTTCCGTCACCACCGTGGTCCAAGTTTCCTTGGGCACAAACCAGCGGTAGGCGTAGTCGGTGCCGACATACTCGCGAATCTCCTGCCCCCCCAGC is a window of Pirellulales bacterium DNA encoding:
- a CDS encoding DUF983 domain-containing protein encodes the protein MTTPPTADPHAKRSYPRTILRALRLRCPICGRGKLFDGWFRMRAGCDFCGYQFQREPGYFLGSIYFNYGLTALIVTASFFIGFFAFDFSPDRMIWALTAFCVLFPLWFFRYARSLWMGFDTFWDPASARDHWLPEGGEASEKTPR